The proteins below are encoded in one region of Phyllopteryx taeniolatus isolate TA_2022b chromosome 11, UOR_Ptae_1.2, whole genome shotgun sequence:
- the il22ra2 gene encoding interleukin-22 receptor subunit alpha-2 has protein sequence MNSLLIGALLLLLNLSTCVAVPVSSAPPANVIFDSVDFKNVLRWTPPANSSDVRYDVQWKIYGNAEWREMDDCLGIRKLQCDLSGVTLDLQEWYYARLRASSSSSSKSEWVLSPKFSPRWHTKISAPLLRLNASDQGIVVRVRTPQPVAKKMQSSRLYTNLIYKIFLINEVGKEEVFELLCCSGKLLVSKVKHKTEYCFQSQSVAALQGRSSARGPTKCITTL, from the exons ATGAATAGCCTGCTGATTGGggccctgctgctgctgctcaacCTGTCCACCTGTGTCGCTGtgccag TGTCATCAGCTCCTCCCGCAAATGTCATCTTTGACTCTGTGGACTTTAAGAACGTCCTCCGCTGGACACCGCCCGCCAACAGCAGCGACGTGCGCTACGACGTCCAGTGGAAGAT TTACGGCAATGCCGAGTGGCGGGAGATGGACGACTGCCTGGGCATCCGCAAGCTCCAATGTGACCTCAGCGGCGTCACCTTGGACCTCCAAGAGTGGTACTACGCCAGACTGAGagcctcatcctcatcctcgaGCAAGTCAGAGTGGGTCCTCTCCCCCAAATTCAGCCCCCGATGGCACA CCAAAATCAGCGCACCGCTTCTGAGGCTGAACGCCAGCGATCAAGGCATTGTGGTCCGCGTGAGGACCCCGCAGCCTGTGGCCAAGAAGATGCAAAGCAGTCgcctttacaccaatctgatctACAAAATCTTTCTCATCAATGAAGTGGGCAAAGAG gagGTGTTTGAGCTACTTTGCTGCTCGGGGAAACTTCTGGTGAGCAAAGTGAAGCACAAGACGGAATATTGCTTCCAGTCGCAGAGCGTCGCAGCGCTGCAGGGACGCAGCAGCGCTCGCGGACCCACAAAGTGCATCACCACACtatga